From Actinomyces slackii, a single genomic window includes:
- a CDS encoding iron chelate uptake ABC transporter family permease subunit, translating to MRPPEALTRGAAPTAAPTTARMHPGVRLLIAVLLVAACAAFLLGYEARSLIAILEIRLPTLLALLIVGWAIAISTVVFQTITANRILTPSIMGLDALYALIQTLVIMMLGGEVLATVSSLTQFAAMTVIMVGASLLLIGPLLRGGREVHVLVLSGIILGTLLRSITVFLQRIMDPNEFLILQDRLFASFNGVSEELLWAGGGIVALVSGALWWRRRTLDVMLLGRPLAVSLGVDYDREMLRAMVAISVLVSVSTAMVGPITFFGLLVAHLAYRLSGSYQHAVILPMAALCAMVTLVGGQAILHHLLAWSTVLSVVIELIGGILLIILLIREGKRL from the coding sequence ATGAGACCACCGGAGGCTCTGACCCGCGGCGCGGCGCCGACCGCCGCTCCAACCACCGCGCGGATGCACCCGGGGGTGCGCCTGCTCATCGCCGTCCTGCTGGTTGCGGCCTGCGCAGCCTTCCTCCTGGGCTATGAGGCGCGCAGTCTCATCGCGATCCTGGAGATCCGCCTGCCCACGCTGCTCGCCCTGCTCATCGTGGGCTGGGCTATCGCCATCTCCACCGTGGTCTTCCAGACCATCACCGCCAACCGCATCCTGACTCCCTCCATCATGGGGCTCGACGCGCTCTACGCGCTCATCCAGACCCTGGTCATCATGATGCTCGGGGGCGAGGTCCTGGCCACTGTCTCCAGCCTGACCCAGTTCGCGGCGATGACGGTGATCATGGTGGGTGCCTCCCTGCTGCTCATCGGCCCGCTGCTGCGCGGCGGGCGCGAGGTCCATGTCCTGGTCCTGTCAGGCATCATCCTGGGCACCCTGCTGCGCTCCATCACCGTCTTCCTCCAGCGCATCATGGACCCCAACGAGTTCCTCATCCTGCAGGACCGGCTCTTCGCCTCCTTCAATGGGGTCAGCGAGGAGCTGCTGTGGGCCGGCGGAGGGATCGTCGCCCTGGTCTCGGGAGCCCTGTGGTGGCGGCGGCGCACCCTGGATGTCATGCTCCTGGGCCGTCCGCTGGCGGTGTCCCTGGGCGTGGATTACGACCGCGAGATGCTGCGTGCCATGGTGGCCATCTCCGTGCTCGTCTCGGTGTCCACCGCCATGGTCGGGCCCATCACCTTCTTCGGCCTGCTCGTGGCGCACCTGGCCTACCGGCTATCGGGGAGCTACCAGCACGCCGTCATCCTGCCCATGGCCGCCCTGTGCGCCATGGTCACCCTGGTGGGCGGCCAGGCCATCCTCCACCACCTACTGGCCTGGTCCACCGTCCTGTCCGTCGTCATCGAGCTGATCGGCGGCATCCTCCTCATCATCCTGCTCATCCGGGAGGGCAAGCGCCTGTGA
- a CDS encoding ABC transporter permease has product MISPLTATTAKAPGPRALSSAGPEPARRHRPILAATLLTLILLALVSVCVGSADITVGGLLEGGAQGRDARVLIVSRIPRTAAAALSGAALAMAGALMQLLVRNRFVAPSTTGTVQFAAAGLLAATILTPGAAVGTKMAFGAVAAMAGSAFFLWLLRRLPTHRPDDVVVPLVGIMMAGVVEAATTFVAWRMDLMQSLGAWTSGDLSTIVAGRYELLWGVGLVALITWLAADRLTLAGLGRDHAVGLGLAYDRTMALGLAIVAITSAVTVVVVGALPFLGLVVPNIVSLIVGDNLRRSLPWVAVGGAAMVLACDVVGRLLIRPYEISAGVIMGIVGSLLFLILLLRRTR; this is encoded by the coding sequence ATGATATCCCCCTTGACGGCCACCACCGCCAAGGCTCCGGGCCCGCGGGCACTCAGCTCCGCGGGCCCGGAGCCGGCCCGCCGCCACCGACCGATCCTGGCCGCCACGCTCCTCACCCTGATCCTCCTGGCCCTGGTATCGGTGTGCGTGGGCAGCGCCGACATCACCGTGGGGGGCCTGCTGGAGGGTGGGGCGCAGGGGCGCGATGCGCGCGTGCTCATCGTCTCGCGCATCCCCCGCACCGCCGCGGCGGCGCTTTCCGGCGCCGCCCTGGCCATGGCCGGGGCCCTCATGCAGCTGCTGGTGCGCAACCGCTTCGTGGCGCCCTCGACCACCGGCACCGTCCAGTTCGCCGCCGCCGGCCTGCTGGCGGCCACCATCCTCACCCCAGGAGCCGCCGTGGGCACCAAGATGGCCTTCGGGGCGGTTGCCGCCATGGCGGGGTCGGCCTTCTTCCTGTGGCTCCTGCGGCGCCTGCCAACTCACCGGCCCGACGACGTCGTCGTCCCCCTGGTGGGAATCATGATGGCCGGCGTCGTGGAGGCCGCCACCACCTTCGTTGCCTGGCGCATGGACCTCATGCAGTCCTTGGGCGCGTGGACCAGCGGGGACCTGTCCACCATCGTGGCGGGCCGCTACGAGCTGCTGTGGGGCGTGGGCCTGGTGGCGCTGATCACCTGGCTCGCCGCCGATCGCCTGACCCTGGCGGGGCTGGGCCGCGACCACGCCGTCGGTCTGGGACTGGCCTATGACCGCACCATGGCCCTGGGGCTGGCCATTGTGGCGATCACCAGTGCGGTGACCGTCGTGGTCGTGGGCGCCCTTCCCTTCCTGGGGCTGGTGGTGCCCAATATCGTCTCCCTCATCGTGGGCGACAACCTGCGCCGCTCCCTGCCCTGGGTGGCGGTGGGCGGCGCTGCCATGGTGCTGGCCTGCGATGTCGTCGGGCGCCTGCTCATCCGCCCCTACGAGATCTCCGCGGGAGTCATCATGGGCATCGTCGGCTCCCTGCTCTTCCTCATCCTGCTGCTGCGGAGGACCCGATGA
- a CDS encoding siderophore ABC transporter substrate-binding protein, with protein sequence MSTRRYFLSLAAVGAAATLAACSSGESGASASSGASTAPSGETSGSSAPGAASSASAEAVTYPLTVTDGKGEVTIEAEPKKVVVLDITTMDSLVALGLADRVVGIVSGGDSLPMKLGDSYGSAEVVGSFHEPDIEKVASLEPDLVIVGGRAEDSYEAMAEKFTTILMPGGRETAFTERLTGAADLLGSVFGVTAKATEVVDAYKTKAEQVKAKASGIGKGLILMTSGGKISAYGPGSRFGLIHDDLGVAPAIEDVKAATHGDSVSLEAVNQANPDWLFVVDRDAAIGESGQAAKEVLNTELVTSTTAWTKNQVVYLDGQSWYIVGAGLNNAPIMVDEIKTAIKA encoded by the coding sequence ATGAGCACTCGTCGATACTTCCTGTCACTCGCCGCAGTCGGCGCTGCCGCCACCCTCGCCGCTTGCTCCTCGGGTGAATCCGGCGCCTCGGCCTCCTCCGGCGCCAGCACCGCCCCCTCCGGTGAGACCTCGGGCTCCTCTGCCCCGGGCGCAGCCTCGAGCGCCTCCGCCGAGGCGGTCACCTACCCGCTGACCGTTACCGACGGCAAGGGTGAGGTCACCATTGAGGCTGAGCCCAAGAAGGTTGTCGTGCTCGACATCACCACGATGGACAGCCTGGTGGCCCTGGGGCTGGCCGACCGCGTCGTCGGCATCGTCTCGGGCGGAGACAGCCTGCCCATGAAGCTGGGGGACTCCTACGGCTCGGCCGAGGTCGTCGGCAGCTTCCATGAGCCCGACATCGAGAAGGTGGCGAGCCTCGAGCCCGACCTGGTCATCGTGGGCGGCCGCGCGGAGGATTCCTACGAGGCCATGGCCGAGAAGTTCACCACTATCCTCATGCCCGGAGGACGCGAGACCGCCTTCACCGAGCGCCTGACCGGGGCCGCCGATCTACTGGGGTCGGTATTCGGCGTCACCGCCAAGGCCACCGAGGTTGTGGACGCCTACAAGACCAAGGCCGAGCAGGTCAAGGCCAAGGCCTCGGGCATTGGAAAGGGCCTGATCCTCATGACCTCGGGAGGCAAGATCTCTGCGTACGGTCCCGGCTCGCGCTTCGGCCTCATCCACGATGACCTGGGCGTGGCTCCCGCCATTGAGGACGTCAAGGCCGCCACCCACGGCGACTCCGTCTCCTTGGAGGCCGTCAACCAGGCCAACCCCGACTGGCTCTTCGTCGTCGATCGTGACGCCGCCATCGGGGAGAGCGGACAGGCCGCCAAGGAGGTTCTCAACACCGAGCTCGTCACCTCCACCACCGCCTGGACCAAGAACCAGGTCGTCTACCTGGATGGTCAGAGCTGGTACATCGTGGGCGCGGGGCTCAACAACGCCCCGATCATGGTCGACGAGATCAAGACCGCCATCAAGGCATGA
- a CDS encoding glycerophosphodiester phosphodiesterase family protein has translation MARRGRPAVIPHRGGAREVPENTWTAVEHVARLGLEWMETDLRATADGVVVLAHDEDLLRAAGDPRRIQEVMWAELADLDAGDRRGFVRLSDALAHHPELCFNVDLKESEVVQPALQAVRDADALGRTRFVSFSARRLAMLRRQEPRATTALGVADVMGLMLLSEAAVPLPHTRWGWTRGRVDAVQVPPAYRGVPVVTRRFVAAAHTEGLEVHVWDVNTPEEMHRMAALNVDAIMTDVPTLATKELSGPPRPETAVAAGRPCRP, from the coding sequence GTGGCACGTAGAGGCCGCCCCGCCGTCATCCCGCACCGCGGTGGAGCACGTGAGGTTCCGGAGAACACCTGGACCGCTGTTGAGCATGTCGCCAGGCTGGGCCTGGAGTGGATGGAGACCGATCTGCGCGCCACCGCCGACGGCGTCGTGGTCCTGGCCCATGACGAGGACCTGCTGCGCGCGGCGGGGGACCCCCGCCGCATCCAGGAGGTCATGTGGGCCGAGCTCGCTGATCTGGACGCCGGGGATCGCCGCGGATTCGTGCGCCTGTCCGATGCGCTGGCCCATCACCCGGAGCTGTGCTTCAACGTGGACCTCAAGGAGTCCGAGGTCGTCCAGCCCGCGCTCCAGGCCGTGCGCGACGCCGATGCCCTGGGGCGCACGCGGTTCGTCTCCTTCTCCGCCCGCCGCCTGGCCATGCTGCGCCGCCAGGAGCCCAGGGCCACGACCGCGCTGGGCGTCGCCGATGTCATGGGGCTCATGCTCCTCAGCGAGGCGGCCGTTCCCCTCCCGCACACCCGGTGGGGCTGGACTCGCGGCAGGGTCGACGCCGTCCAGGTTCCCCCCGCCTACCGCGGGGTGCCGGTGGTCACCAGGCGCTTCGTGGCGGCCGCGCACACCGAGGGGCTGGAGGTGCATGTCTGGGATGTCAACACCCCCGAGGAGATGCACCGCATGGCCGCGCTCAACGTGGATGCCATCATGACCGATGTCCCCACCCTGGCCACCAAGGAGCTATCCGGCCCGCCCCGCCCCGAGACTGCCGTGGCCGCCGGCCGGCCCTGCCGGCCATAG
- a CDS encoding M23 family metallopeptidase: MAQPMSQGQAAASPAPMTRMARRRMEAAKAQQRPGQTPEGAAASQARSQTRRQASLQAPQTTQTTAPRAPQAAEPQTSQAAEPQIPQAAPQAVDDSSAALSATPAAVPAVPATPAPAGAQDPWTQVAGGWPLGAPDASPTPRPSLRASARQDAPQDDAHAEPAAVAERTEAQPTASQDEDPEYSWPEKGSEPREIRFSRELEEFRRADTVQVPELTRKRRAAREAANRRSRSASRGPSPARPSAGRRGVGVLGRTAVLTVLAVATVIAPVSGYLTNAALASQDSESQAQPRATTRSSSVAAAVLGSDADWDDEGEDALSNVPDAATRARIREAYQNAAKTCSSETGASGDTAAFASAPELFYPMLPDTYTISSEYGYRIHPTLGILKLHAGQDFSAPVGTAIYAVAGGTVTTAGMVDGTGTITIKHEIDGQTWYSSYLHMYEDGIHVKAGDTVTAGQHIAGVGNTGRSSGPHLHFEIRTADDTADESTVEPWGWLQSHKAVELTTDCS; the protein is encoded by the coding sequence GTGGCGCAGCCGATGTCGCAGGGCCAGGCCGCAGCGTCCCCGGCTCCCATGACGCGCATGGCCCGTCGTCGCATGGAGGCCGCCAAGGCCCAGCAGCGTCCCGGGCAGACCCCCGAGGGGGCTGCTGCTTCTCAGGCTCGTTCCCAGACCCGGCGGCAGGCCTCGCTCCAGGCCCCTCAGACGACTCAGACAACCGCTCCTCGGGCCCCGCAGGCGGCCGAGCCCCAGACTTCCCAGGCGGCCGAGCCCCAGATTCCGCAGGCGGCCCCGCAGGCGGTCGATGACTCATCAGCCGCGTTATCGGCGACGCCGGCGGCCGTGCCCGCTGTGCCCGCCACGCCCGCCCCTGCCGGCGCGCAAGACCCGTGGACCCAGGTCGCGGGAGGCTGGCCCCTGGGCGCCCCCGACGCCTCACCGACTCCTCGACCCTCTCTGCGCGCCTCCGCCCGGCAGGACGCACCGCAGGATGACGCCCACGCCGAGCCCGCCGCGGTCGCGGAGCGCACCGAGGCCCAGCCGACCGCCTCGCAGGACGAGGACCCTGAGTACTCCTGGCCGGAGAAGGGCTCGGAGCCGCGCGAGATCCGCTTCTCCCGCGAGTTGGAGGAGTTCCGCCGCGCCGACACGGTCCAGGTCCCCGAACTCACCCGCAAGCGCCGCGCTGCCAGGGAGGCCGCCAATCGTCGTTCCCGGTCAGCCTCACGCGGGCCCTCGCCTGCCAGGCCGTCGGCCGGGCGCAGGGGGGTCGGCGTGCTGGGGCGCACCGCGGTTCTCACGGTCCTGGCGGTGGCGACGGTGATCGCCCCGGTCAGCGGGTACCTGACCAACGCCGCGTTAGCCTCCCAGGACTCCGAGTCCCAGGCGCAGCCGCGGGCCACGACCCGCTCCTCCTCCGTGGCCGCGGCGGTCCTGGGATCGGATGCGGACTGGGATGACGAGGGCGAGGACGCGCTGTCCAACGTGCCGGACGCTGCGACCCGCGCCCGCATCCGCGAGGCCTACCAGAACGCCGCCAAGACCTGCTCCTCGGAGACCGGGGCCTCCGGCGACACCGCCGCCTTCGCCTCGGCGCCCGAGCTCTTCTACCCGATGCTCCCGGACACCTACACCATCTCCTCGGAGTACGGCTACCGCATCCACCCCACGCTGGGGATCCTCAAGCTCCACGCCGGCCAGGACTTCTCCGCTCCCGTGGGCACCGCCATCTACGCGGTGGCCGGCGGGACCGTGACCACGGCGGGCATGGTGGACGGCACCGGGACCATCACCATCAAGCACGAGATCGACGGCCAGACCTGGTACTCCAGCTACCTCCACATGTACGAGGACGGCATCCACGTCAAGGCGGGGGACACCGTCACCGCCGGCCAGCACATCGCCGGTGTGGGCAACACCGGCCGCTCCTCGGGCCCGCACCTCCACTTCGAGATCCGCACGGCCGATGACACCGCGGATGAGTCCACCGTCGAGCCCTGGGGCTGGCTCCAGTCCCACAAGGCTGTCGAACTGACCACCGACTGCTCCTGA
- a CDS encoding hemolysin family protein: MSTPLALIITVALLAGNAFFVGAEFAVTSARRSQLEPLAQAGDARAATSLWALQNVSRMLATAQLGVTLCSTGLGVVAEPAIAHALEPWVHAVGLGEAASHAIAVVIALVIVVYLHVVAGEMVPKNISIASPERAVLWLAPPLVRISRIMGPVINGLNGFANGVLHLVGIETKEEVSATFNAQEVASIVERSTAEGVLEDSTGLLSGALEFSEETAGSVMVPLGELVTLPQDCTPEDVERAVASTGYSRFPLVADPGPQQDGSTGSTAAADQAPAITGYLHLKDVLYAEGQERVLPVPAWRARALVQVSRDDEVEDALAAMQRTGAHLGRVEDHEGRLVGVLFLEDILEELVGEVHDAMQREEHQRRG; this comes from the coding sequence ATGAGCACGCCCCTGGCCTTGATCATCACCGTGGCGCTGCTGGCCGGCAACGCCTTCTTCGTGGGGGCGGAGTTCGCCGTGACCTCCGCGCGGCGCAGCCAGCTCGAGCCCCTGGCGCAGGCCGGTGACGCGCGGGCGGCGACCTCCCTGTGGGCCCTGCAGAACGTCTCGCGCATGCTGGCCACCGCCCAGCTGGGGGTCACCCTGTGCTCTACGGGCCTGGGGGTGGTGGCCGAGCCCGCCATCGCCCACGCGCTGGAGCCCTGGGTGCATGCCGTCGGCCTGGGGGAGGCGGCCTCGCATGCCATCGCCGTGGTCATCGCCCTGGTGATCGTGGTCTACCTCCACGTGGTGGCCGGCGAGATGGTGCCCAAGAACATCTCCATCGCCTCCCCTGAGCGGGCCGTGCTGTGGCTGGCCCCGCCCCTGGTGCGCATCTCGCGGATCATGGGCCCGGTCATCAACGGGCTCAACGGCTTCGCCAACGGCGTTCTGCATCTGGTGGGCATCGAGACCAAGGAGGAGGTCTCGGCGACCTTCAACGCCCAGGAGGTGGCCTCCATCGTCGAGCGCTCCACCGCCGAGGGGGTCCTGGAGGACTCCACGGGCCTGCTCAGCGGCGCCCTGGAGTTCTCCGAGGAGACTGCCGGCAGCGTGATGGTGCCCCTGGGCGAGCTGGTGACGCTGCCCCAGGACTGCACGCCCGAGGACGTGGAGCGGGCCGTGGCCTCCACCGGCTACTCCCGCTTCCCCCTGGTGGCCGACCCGGGACCGCAGCAGGACGGCTCAACCGGCTCAACCGCCGCTGCCGATCAGGCCCCTGCCATCACCGGCTACCTGCACCTCAAGGACGTCCTGTACGCCGAGGGCCAGGAACGCGTCCTGCCCGTTCCCGCCTGGCGGGCCCGGGCCCTGGTCCAGGTCTCCCGCGACGATGAGGTGGAGGACGCCCTGGCCGCCATGCAGCGCACCGGAGCCCATCTGGGACGAGTCGAGGATCACGAGGGACGACTCGTGGGCGTGCTCTTCTTGGAGGACATCCTCGAAGAGTTGGTCGGCGAGGTTCACGATGCCATGCAGCGCGAGGAGCACCAGCGTCGCGGCTGA